In the Leifsonia sp. 466MF genome, one interval contains:
- the pyk gene encoding pyruvate kinase — MRRAKIVATLGPATSSYDNIRAIIDAGVDVARMNLSHGSYEVHEGVYANVRKAADDAGKPVAVLVDLQGPKIRLGKFEAGPYELAEGDIFKITTEDIIGTKEISSTTFKGLPNDVKPGDYLLIDDGKVRVRVVAVDGPVVTTEVIVAGPVSNNKGINLPGVAVNVPALSDKDEADLRWGLKLGADLIALSFVRNAKDIERVHEIMAEEGRKVPVVAKIEKPQAVDALEEIIEAFDAIMVARGDLGVELPLEAVPIVQKRAVELARRAAKPVIVATQMLESMISSPVPTRAETSDVANAVLDGADAVMLSGETSVGEYPTVTVQTMSRIVTSTEEHGLDRIQPLGTRPRTQSGAITLAAVEVADFVEAKFLCVFTESGESARRMARLRNKIPILAFTPEESVRRRMSLFWGVESFVVGRVTHTDQMVAQVDEALKSTGRAVDGDKVIIISGSPPGIPGTTNDIRVHRVGDVL, encoded by the coding sequence ATGAGAAGGGCCAAAATCGTCGCGACCCTCGGGCCGGCGACCTCCAGCTACGACAACATCCGCGCGATCATCGACGCGGGTGTGGACGTGGCCCGCATGAACCTGAGCCACGGCAGCTACGAGGTGCACGAGGGGGTCTACGCCAACGTGCGCAAGGCCGCCGACGACGCCGGGAAGCCGGTCGCCGTCCTCGTCGACCTCCAGGGCCCCAAGATCCGCCTCGGCAAGTTCGAGGCGGGCCCCTACGAGCTCGCCGAGGGCGACATCTTCAAGATCACCACCGAGGACATCATCGGTACGAAGGAGATCTCCTCGACGACGTTCAAGGGCCTGCCCAACGACGTCAAGCCGGGTGACTACCTGCTCATCGACGACGGCAAGGTGCGCGTGCGCGTCGTCGCGGTCGACGGCCCGGTCGTCACGACCGAGGTGATCGTCGCCGGTCCCGTCTCGAATAACAAGGGCATCAACCTGCCGGGCGTCGCCGTGAACGTCCCGGCGCTGTCCGACAAGGACGAGGCCGACCTGCGCTGGGGCCTCAAGCTCGGCGCCGACCTGATCGCCCTCTCGTTCGTCCGGAACGCCAAGGACATCGAGCGCGTGCACGAGATCATGGCGGAGGAGGGCCGTAAGGTCCCCGTCGTCGCGAAGATCGAGAAGCCGCAGGCCGTGGATGCGCTCGAGGAGATCATCGAGGCGTTCGACGCCATCATGGTCGCCCGTGGCGACCTGGGCGTCGAGCTGCCGCTCGAGGCCGTGCCGATCGTGCAGAAGCGCGCCGTCGAGCTGGCCCGCCGCGCGGCGAAGCCGGTCATCGTCGCGACGCAGATGCTGGAGTCGATGATCTCGAGCCCGGTGCCGACCCGCGCAGAGACCTCGGACGTCGCGAACGCCGTCCTCGACGGCGCGGACGCGGTCATGCTCTCGGGCGAGACCAGCGTCGGCGAGTACCCGACGGTCACCGTGCAGACCATGTCGCGCATCGTCACCTCGACCGAGGAGCACGGTCTGGACCGAATCCAGCCGCTCGGCACCCGGCCCCGCACCCAGTCGGGCGCGATCACGCTCGCCGCGGTCGAGGTCGCCGACTTCGTCGAGGCGAAGTTCCTCTGCGTCTTCACCGAGTCGGGCGAGTCCGCCCGCCGCATGGCGCGTCTGCGCAACAAGATCCCGATCCTGGCGTTCACGCCGGAGGAGTCGGTTCGCCGCCGCATGTCGCTGTTCTGGGGAGTCGAGTCGTTCGTCGTCGGCCGCGTCACCCACACCGACCAGATGGTCGCGCAGGTGGATGAGGCCCTCAAGTCGACCGGCCGCGCCGTCGACGGCGACAAGGTGATCATCATCTCCGGTTCCCCTCCCGGGATCCCCGGAACCACCAACGACATCCGCGTGCACCGGGTCGGCGACGTCCTGTAG
- a CDS encoding LolA family protein: MRWAPAVVAPVAIAAAVIVSPLAAGASDLPVKSPSDVLRLVAASDTRSFSGTVEQSSELGLPELPATTSKGMDDGDAASLLELALADHTAKVWVDGPTHVRVQVLDKLAERDAIRNGDDLWLYESNGKKVAHATLPDTDAKSTPTPDATALTPSQLAQRFLAAVDPSTKVTLGDETKVAGRDAYDLVLTPRTDATLIGTVSIAVDGKTGIPLKVAVTARGASAPAFEAGFTAFSDQKPDAGVFSFTPPQGASVSEQKLPTGDQFKDAAGSHPKPAVSGEGWATVVSLPAGSAPAGVADDPLFQQLTQPVDGGRALSSSLVSVLITADGRVLAGSVPVSALQTAAAQATAQ; the protein is encoded by the coding sequence ATGCGCTGGGCGCCCGCCGTCGTCGCCCCCGTGGCGATCGCCGCCGCCGTCATCGTCTCGCCCCTCGCCGCCGGAGCGTCGGACCTCCCCGTGAAGTCGCCCTCCGACGTGCTGCGGCTGGTCGCCGCGAGCGACACGCGGTCGTTCTCCGGCACGGTCGAGCAGAGCTCCGAGCTCGGACTTCCCGAGCTCCCCGCGACCACGTCGAAGGGCATGGACGACGGCGATGCCGCGAGCCTGCTCGAACTGGCTCTCGCCGACCACACCGCGAAGGTGTGGGTCGACGGCCCGACGCACGTACGCGTCCAGGTGCTCGACAAGCTGGCCGAGCGGGATGCGATCCGCAACGGCGACGACCTCTGGCTGTACGAGTCCAACGGCAAGAAGGTCGCCCACGCGACCCTCCCGGACACCGACGCGAAGTCAACGCCTACTCCGGACGCCACGGCCCTGACGCCGTCGCAGCTGGCGCAGCGTTTCCTCGCGGCGGTCGACCCGTCCACGAAGGTGACCCTCGGCGACGAGACGAAGGTGGCCGGACGCGATGCATACGACCTCGTGCTGACCCCGCGCACCGACGCCACCCTCATCGGCACCGTCTCCATCGCGGTCGACGGTAAGACCGGCATCCCGTTGAAGGTCGCCGTCACCGCCCGTGGCGCGAGCGCGCCCGCCTTCGAGGCCGGCTTCACCGCGTTCAGCGACCAGAAGCCGGATGCCGGTGTCTTCTCGTTCACGCCGCCTCAGGGTGCGAGCGTGTCCGAGCAGAAGCTGCCGACCGGTGACCAGTTCAAGGATGCCGCGGGCTCGCACCCGAAGCCCGCTGTCTCGGGCGAGGGTTGGGCGACCGTCGTCTCCCTGCCCGCGGGCTCGGCTCCGGCCGGGGTGGCCGACGACCCGCTGTTCCAGCAGCTGACCCAGCCGGTCGACGGAGGCCGGGCGCTGAGCTCCTCGCTGGTGTCGGTGCTCATCACCGCGGACGGCCGTGTCCTGGCCGGATCCGTCCCGGTCTCGGCTCTGCAGACCGCGGCGGCGCAGGCGACCGCGCAGTGA
- a CDS encoding ABC transporter ATP-binding protein, with the protein MTDAAIATSGLTKRFRSRAVVDGLDLNVPRGSVFGFLGPNGSGKTTTIRMLLGLVSPSAGSIRVLGEAMPDRGARVLPRVGALVEGPAFAPYLSGTANLMRRDTADRYAPGATRRARVEAALERVGLSHAAGKHVRAYSLGMKQRLGIAGALLTDRDLLVLDEPTNGLDPQGTREVRALVRSLADEGTTVFVSSHLLAEIEQVCTHAAIMRTGRLVAQGSLDELRSASGPRVAVETPDAAQAVGVLSRFGLDPVVTGNGVEASLGDAAPAAEELSAALVGDGVRLRGFAVRSSSLEERFVELTGEGFDVEQ; encoded by the coding sequence GTGACCGACGCGGCGATCGCGACCAGCGGGCTCACGAAGCGCTTCCGGTCGCGGGCGGTCGTCGACGGCCTCGACCTGAACGTTCCGCGCGGTTCCGTGTTCGGCTTCCTCGGCCCGAACGGGTCGGGCAAGACCACGACCATCCGGATGCTGCTCGGCCTCGTCTCCCCGTCCGCCGGGTCGATCCGAGTGCTGGGGGAGGCGATGCCCGACCGCGGCGCACGCGTGCTCCCGCGGGTCGGTGCGCTGGTCGAGGGGCCGGCGTTCGCGCCATACCTCTCGGGCACGGCGAACCTCATGCGGCGCGACACCGCCGACCGCTACGCTCCGGGCGCCACCCGCCGCGCGCGGGTGGAGGCTGCGCTCGAACGCGTCGGCCTGTCGCACGCGGCCGGCAAGCATGTCCGCGCCTACTCGCTCGGGATGAAGCAGCGCCTCGGGATCGCGGGCGCACTCCTGACCGACCGCGACCTCCTGGTGCTCGACGAGCCGACGAACGGGCTGGACCCGCAGGGCACCCGCGAGGTGCGCGCGCTGGTGCGGTCGCTCGCCGACGAGGGGACGACGGTGTTCGTCTCCAGTCACCTGCTGGCCGAGATCGAGCAGGTCTGCACGCACGCGGCGATCATGCGCACCGGCCGGCTGGTCGCGCAGGGGTCGCTCGACGAGCTCCGGAGCGCGTCCGGTCCGCGAGTGGCGGTCGAGACGCCGGATGCGGCACAGGCAGTCGGTGTGCTGAGCCGGTTCGGTCTGGACCCCGTCGTGACGGGCAACGGAGTCGAGGCGTCCCTGGGCGACGCTGCTCCGGCGGCCGAAGAGCTGTCGGCGGCGCTGGTCGGCGACGGAGTGCGGCTGCGTGGGTTCGCCGTGCGCTCCTCCAGCCTGGAGGAGCGTTTCGTGGAGCTCACGGGGGAGGGCTTCGATGTCGAGCAATGA
- a CDS encoding ABC transporter permease: MSSNELPSSELPSSELSGAAPAAEPTGTEQAIQPSVTRPAGGVAERRERPSGGWALLGSEISVMFRRWRTWAMLGALAAIPLLIAIAVRVTGGSSRGPAFLSEITSNGLFVAFTALVVCVPLFLPLTIGVVAGDTIAGEASHGTLRYLVIAPAGRLRLLAVKYAGSAVFCIAAALVVGLAGALIGMLLFPIGPVTLLSGIQVSMGEAYFRLLLIALYIVVSLLGLCAIGLFLSTLTDVPVGAMAATAVLAVVSQVLDQLPQLEGLHPWLFSHYWLGFGDFLRDPISWDSFGDNALLQLGYIVVFGALAVGRFTTKDILS; this comes from the coding sequence ATGTCGAGCAATGAACTGCCGAGCAGTGAGCTGCCGAGCAGTGAGCTCTCGGGAGCGGCGCCCGCCGCCGAGCCGACGGGCACCGAGCAGGCGATCCAGCCGTCCGTCACGCGCCCGGCGGGCGGGGTCGCGGAACGTCGTGAGCGTCCGAGCGGGGGATGGGCGCTGCTGGGATCGGAGATCTCGGTCATGTTCCGGCGCTGGCGCACCTGGGCGATGCTGGGTGCTCTCGCGGCCATCCCGCTGCTGATCGCCATCGCGGTGCGGGTCACCGGCGGCAGTTCGCGCGGTCCGGCCTTCCTGAGCGAGATCACCTCCAATGGGCTGTTCGTCGCGTTCACCGCCCTCGTGGTGTGCGTCCCCCTGTTCCTTCCGTTGACGATCGGCGTCGTCGCCGGTGACACGATCGCGGGCGAGGCGAGCCACGGCACCCTCCGCTACCTCGTCATCGCTCCGGCCGGGCGGCTCCGGCTGCTCGCCGTCAAGTACGCCGGGAGCGCGGTTTTCTGCATCGCGGCCGCGCTGGTCGTCGGGCTGGCCGGAGCACTGATCGGCATGCTGCTGTTCCCCATCGGCCCGGTCACCCTGCTGTCCGGGATCCAGGTGAGCATGGGGGAGGCGTACTTCCGCCTGCTGCTGATCGCCCTCTACATCGTGGTGTCGCTGCTCGGGCTGTGCGCGATCGGGCTGTTCCTGTCGACGCTCACCGACGTCCCGGTCGGCGCCATGGCCGCGACCGCCGTGCTGGCGGTCGTCTCGCAGGTGCTCGACCAGCTGCCGCAGCTGGAGGGGCTCCACCCCTGGCTGTTCAGCCACTACTGGCTGGGGTTCGGCGACTTCCTGCGCGATCCGATCTCGTGGGATTCGTTCGGCGACAACGCGCTGCTGCAGCTCGGCTACATCGTCGTCTTCGGGGCGCTGGCGGTCGGCCGGTTCACCACGAAGGACATCCTCAGCTGA
- a CDS encoding EamA family transporter: MSSTRRDRLVGAGTQVATEVSINYGSALAGLLIPIVGSVVVVAARQVVTAAAVLPFYRPRRAELTWRRLWPALALGVVLAAMNLSFYEAVGRLGLGIAATIEFLGPFALALAGSRRLLDAGCAVAAAAGVLLLTATEGTVDPLGVALALTAAAAWAAYILLTRQVAMRLPGLEGLSVASIVSTVLTVPIALVVIDYSRVDARVLLLLLALGVLSSAVPYSLDTFILRRITPRLYAVITSFGPVVATVFGVIVLGEHFTLIQLVGIVVVCLAAGITIATQRDHPRSELEQTAESVP, from the coding sequence GTGAGCTCCACCCGTCGCGACCGCCTCGTCGGCGCGGGTACCCAAGTGGCGACGGAAGTGAGCATCAACTACGGCTCGGCGCTGGCCGGCCTCCTCATCCCGATCGTCGGATCCGTCGTCGTCGTCGCCGCACGGCAGGTCGTGACGGCCGCGGCCGTGCTGCCGTTCTACCGGCCGCGCCGCGCGGAACTGACGTGGCGGCGGCTGTGGCCCGCCCTCGCGCTGGGCGTCGTGTTGGCCGCCATGAACCTCAGCTTCTACGAGGCCGTCGGGCGACTCGGGCTCGGCATCGCGGCCACCATCGAGTTCCTGGGCCCGTTCGCCCTCGCGCTGGCCGGATCCCGTCGCCTGCTGGATGCGGGATGCGCGGTGGCCGCCGCCGCGGGCGTCCTGCTCCTCACGGCGACCGAGGGGACGGTCGACCCTCTCGGGGTCGCGCTTGCGCTGACCGCCGCGGCCGCCTGGGCGGCCTACATCCTGCTCACCCGTCAGGTCGCGATGCGGCTGCCGGGCCTGGAAGGCCTCAGTGTGGCGAGCATCGTCTCCACAGTATTGACCGTGCCCATCGCGCTCGTCGTCATCGACTACAGCCGAGTGGATGCGCGGGTGCTGCTCCTCCTGCTGGCGCTCGGCGTGCTGTCGTCGGCCGTCCCGTACAGCCTGGATACCTTCATCCTGCGCCGGATCACTCCGCGGCTGTACGCCGTCATCACGAGTTTCGGGCCGGTGGTCGCCACCGTGTTCGGGGTCATCGTGCTGGGCGAGCACTTCACGCTCATCCAGCTGGTCGGCATCGTGGTGGTGTGCCTCGCGGCCGGGATCACCATCGCGACGCAGCGCGACCATCCCCGCTCCGAGCTGGAGCAGACCGCCGAGTCCGTGCCCTGA
- a CDS encoding GNAT family N-acetyltransferase has product MSDTVVRPVDDAVWGDLETVFSTPGDPSGCWCQWFKVPRSQNDRLSVDERRELLHDQVREGSPGVIAWVDGEPAGWAAIEPYSAYPTLARSPITKRREGDPDDPWAVTCFVVRSEFRRQGVARMLLDGAVEHARAQGAESVEGYPVDTEVRPSLSAAERYHGTVSLFLDGGFEVVRRPSATRAIMRRAV; this is encoded by the coding sequence ATGAGCGACACCGTGGTCCGTCCCGTCGACGACGCCGTGTGGGGCGATCTGGAGACCGTGTTCAGCACACCGGGAGACCCATCGGGATGCTGGTGCCAGTGGTTCAAGGTGCCGCGGTCGCAGAACGACCGGCTCTCGGTCGACGAGCGGCGGGAGCTGCTGCACGACCAGGTGCGGGAGGGCTCCCCCGGGGTGATCGCCTGGGTCGACGGCGAGCCCGCCGGCTGGGCGGCCATTGAGCCGTATTCCGCGTATCCGACGCTCGCGCGCTCGCCCATCACCAAGCGGCGCGAGGGCGACCCCGATGACCCCTGGGCGGTCACCTGCTTCGTGGTCCGCTCGGAGTTCCGCCGTCAGGGCGTCGCCCGGATGCTGCTCGACGGCGCGGTGGAGCATGCCCGAGCCCAGGGCGCCGAGTCGGTCGAGGGGTACCCGGTCGACACGGAAGTGCGTCCGTCGCTGTCGGCGGCGGAGCGCTATCACGGCACCGTCTCGCTGTTCCTCGACGGCGGGTTCGAGGTGGTGCGCCGTCCGAGTGCGACGCGCGCCATCATGCGCCGGGCGGTCTGA
- a CDS encoding alpha/beta fold hydrolase: MEQTMVETDAGPVTVHRTARESAVATILLHGAAGSWTTWEPMIAAAAAARGSAVPDLIVPDLPGWGDSPAEVASLDAGVLASSVATVARALGFQRWRVVGHSLGGFVALELAVREPIATESVVLVSATTFGGQADRRGTASLLYRHAPLMLLLAGMRMLAALGPAGLRLVRALEPMRLLPLLIAPLFSAPVPGSARELARDLRPAAFVRAVACARRYPAAERWARIRCPVLSLHGDQDVFVTAADDAGLAAIVPGLRTRILPATGHFAHVEHPSLLAALCLGAAGEAGGDKPPLARVTRAR, from the coding sequence GTGGAACAGACGATGGTGGAGACGGATGCCGGGCCGGTGACGGTGCACAGAACGGCGCGTGAATCCGCGGTGGCGACCATCCTGCTGCACGGAGCGGCGGGATCGTGGACGACGTGGGAGCCGATGATCGCCGCGGCCGCGGCTGCCCGCGGCTCGGCCGTCCCGGATCTGATCGTCCCCGATCTTCCGGGCTGGGGAGACTCCCCCGCCGAGGTGGCGTCGCTCGACGCCGGCGTGCTCGCGTCGAGCGTCGCGACCGTCGCCCGCGCGCTCGGGTTCCAGCGGTGGCGCGTGGTCGGGCACTCGCTCGGCGGGTTCGTCGCGCTCGAGCTCGCGGTGCGTGAGCCGATCGCCACGGAGTCGGTGGTCCTGGTGTCGGCCACGACGTTCGGCGGGCAGGCTGATCGGCGCGGCACCGCATCCCTGCTGTACCGCCACGCACCGCTCATGCTCCTGCTCGCCGGGATGCGCATGCTGGCCGCGCTCGGACCGGCCGGGCTCCGGCTGGTCCGGGCGCTGGAGCCGATGCGGTTGCTGCCGCTGCTCATCGCCCCGTTGTTCTCGGCGCCGGTCCCCGGCTCCGCCCGCGAGCTCGCGCGCGATCTGCGGCCCGCCGCGTTCGTGCGCGCGGTCGCGTGCGCGCGGCGGTACCCGGCGGCCGAGCGCTGGGCGCGCATCCGGTGCCCGGTGCTCTCCCTGCACGGCGACCAGGACGTCTTCGTCACGGCGGCGGACGACGCCGGGCTCGCGGCCATCGTCCCGGGGCTGCGCACGCGCATCCTCCCCGCCACCGGGCATTTCGCGCACGTCGAGCATCCCTCGCTCCTCGCGGCACTGTGCCTGGGCGCGGCCGGTGAGGCAGGCGGCGACAAACCACCCCTGGCCCGTGTCACCCGTGCGCGCTAG
- a CDS encoding phosphoketolase family protein — protein MTETTTASDRPTDQRVHHLSEETLDRIDAWWRAANYLSVGQIYLLDNPLLRRPLSRDDIKPRLLGHWGTTPGLNFIYAHLNRVIRERDLNTLFVAGPGHGGPGVVAGAYLDGTYSELYSAIDQSEDGLRRLFRQFSFPGGIPSHAAPQTPGSIHEGGELGYALSHAYGAAFDNPDLLVAAVVGDGEAETGPLATAWHSNKFLNPKQDGVVLPILHLNGYKIANPTVLARIPESELLDLMRGYGYTPYIVSGGFDGEDPREVHKRMAATLDEILDRIAQIKADADADELDGRPAWPMLILRTPKGWTCPAEIDGHPAENNWRSHQVPLANARDTEAHTRLLESWMASYRPQELFDEQGRPVELITGLAPEGERRMSANPVANGGLLRRDLRLPDFRDYAVDVPQPGETVAEATRVLGEWLRDVMIANPHDFRLFGPDEIASNRLQAVFDTTSKQWNAGYLPIDDDNHLAPTGRAMEVLSEHQCQGWLEGYLLTGRHGVFTSYEAFIHIVDSMFNQHAKWLKSAGEVSWRRPVASLNYLLSSHVWRQDHNGASHQDPGFIDHVVNKKADVVRVYLPFDANTLLSTYDHCLRSVDYVNVVVAGKQPAPNWLTMEQAIAHCTRGIGIFPWAGTEVEGEEPDVVLGCAGDIPTLETLAAADILRRRLPDLKVRVVNVVDLMRLQSEGEHPHGLNDREYDALFTADKPVIFAYHGYPWLIHRLTYRRNGHDNLHVRGYKEEGTTTTPFDMVMLNDLDRYHLVIDVIDRVPGLATREAELRQEMQDARLRARQYTREHGEDIPEVAEWTWAGGERTTRFDTTGGDND, from the coding sequence TTGACCGAGACCACCACTGCGTCCGACCGGCCCACCGACCAGCGCGTCCACCACCTCAGCGAGGAGACGCTCGACCGCATCGACGCCTGGTGGCGCGCGGCGAACTACCTCTCCGTCGGGCAGATCTACCTGCTCGACAACCCGCTGCTGCGGCGCCCGCTCTCGCGCGACGACATCAAGCCCCGGCTGCTCGGTCACTGGGGCACGACGCCCGGTCTCAACTTCATCTACGCGCACCTCAACCGGGTGATCCGGGAGCGCGACCTGAACACCCTCTTCGTCGCCGGCCCCGGCCACGGCGGTCCGGGCGTCGTCGCCGGCGCCTACCTCGACGGCACCTACAGCGAGCTGTACAGCGCCATCGACCAGAGCGAGGACGGCCTGCGGCGACTGTTCCGCCAGTTCTCGTTCCCGGGCGGCATCCCGAGCCATGCAGCGCCGCAGACGCCCGGCTCCATCCACGAGGGCGGCGAGCTCGGCTACGCGCTGTCGCACGCGTATGGCGCAGCCTTCGACAACCCCGACCTGCTGGTCGCGGCGGTCGTCGGCGACGGCGAGGCCGAAACCGGCCCGCTGGCCACCGCGTGGCACTCGAACAAGTTCCTCAACCCGAAGCAGGACGGCGTCGTGCTGCCGATCCTGCACCTCAACGGCTACAAGATCGCCAACCCGACGGTGCTCGCGCGCATCCCCGAGTCCGAGCTGCTCGACCTCATGCGCGGCTACGGCTACACGCCGTACATCGTCTCGGGCGGATTCGACGGCGAAGACCCGCGCGAGGTGCACAAGCGGATGGCGGCGACGCTGGACGAGATCCTCGACCGGATCGCGCAGATCAAGGCGGACGCCGATGCCGACGAGCTGGACGGGCGCCCCGCCTGGCCGATGCTGATCCTGCGCACCCCGAAGGGATGGACGTGCCCCGCCGAGATCGACGGGCACCCCGCCGAGAACAACTGGCGCTCGCATCAGGTCCCGCTCGCCAACGCACGCGACACCGAGGCGCACACGCGCCTGCTGGAGAGCTGGATGGCCTCCTACCGTCCGCAGGAGCTGTTCGACGAGCAGGGACGCCCGGTCGAGCTGATCACCGGCCTCGCGCCGGAGGGCGAGCGGCGGATGAGTGCCAACCCGGTCGCGAACGGCGGCCTGCTGCGCCGCGACCTGCGGCTGCCCGACTTCCGCGACTACGCCGTCGACGTGCCGCAGCCCGGCGAGACCGTGGCCGAGGCGACGCGCGTGCTCGGCGAGTGGCTGCGGGACGTGATGATCGCCAACCCGCACGACTTCCGGCTGTTCGGCCCGGACGAGATCGCCTCCAATCGCCTCCAGGCGGTCTTCGACACCACCAGCAAGCAGTGGAACGCCGGGTACCTGCCGATCGACGACGACAACCACCTCGCGCCGACCGGCCGGGCGATGGAGGTGCTGAGCGAGCACCAGTGCCAGGGCTGGCTGGAGGGCTACCTCCTGACCGGCCGCCATGGCGTCTTCACGTCGTACGAGGCGTTCATCCATATCGTCGACTCGATGTTCAACCAGCACGCCAAGTGGCTGAAGTCGGCGGGCGAGGTGTCGTGGCGGAGGCCGGTCGCCTCCCTCAACTACCTGCTCAGCTCGCACGTCTGGCGGCAGGATCACAACGGCGCCTCCCACCAGGATCCGGGATTCATCGACCACGTCGTCAACAAGAAGGCCGACGTCGTGCGCGTGTACCTGCCGTTCGACGCGAACACGCTGCTGTCGACGTACGACCACTGCCTGCGCTCGGTCGACTACGTCAACGTCGTGGTCGCCGGCAAGCAGCCCGCGCCGAACTGGCTGACGATGGAGCAGGCCATCGCGCACTGCACGCGCGGCATCGGCATCTTCCCGTGGGCCGGCACCGAGGTGGAGGGGGAGGAGCCTGATGTGGTGCTCGGCTGCGCGGGCGACATCCCGACGCTGGAGACGCTCGCCGCAGCCGACATCCTGCGCCGCCGCCTGCCGGACCTCAAGGTGCGCGTGGTCAACGTCGTCGACCTGATGCGGCTGCAGAGCGAGGGCGAGCACCCGCACGGCCTCAACGACCGCGAGTACGACGCGCTGTTCACGGCCGACAAGCCGGTGATCTTCGCGTACCACGGCTATCCGTGGCTCATCCACCGCCTCACCTACCGTCGCAACGGCCACGACAACCTCCACGTGCGCGGCTACAAGGAGGAGGGCACCACGACGACGCCGTTCGACATGGTGATGCTCAACGACCTCGACCGCTACCACCTGGTGATCGACGTGATCGACCGCGTCCCCGGTCTGGCGACGCGTGAGGCGGAGCTGCGGCAGGAGATGCAGGACGCCCGCCTGCGCGCTCGGCAGTACACGCGCGAGCACGGGGAGGACATCCCGGAGGTCGCCGAGTGGACGTGGGCCGGCGGCGAGCGCACCACCCGTTTCGACACGACCGGCGGTGACAACGACTGA
- a CDS encoding SGNH/GDSL hydrolase family protein has protein sequence MSSTAFASYIAIGDSFTEGVGDELPDGRVRGWADFVALGMAAAADGPFRYANLAVRGRKLGPIVAEQVEPAIAQHPDLVSLNGGGNDIMRPRVSIDGVARTLMDAADRVVASGSHMLLLSGANPSAHLPLGGLIRRRGEELAAAVRAMLPREGITFVDNWADQGLEDIRYWSEDRLHLGPLGHARVASNVLTALGIPVPSEWGVEEVAAAPAGESTRRTAEYYRRFVLPWIGRRLTGRSSGDGRAAKMATLTPVDPESAHPL, from the coding sequence GTGTCCAGCACTGCATTCGCCAGCTACATCGCCATCGGGGACAGCTTCACGGAGGGGGTCGGCGACGAACTCCCGGACGGCCGGGTGCGCGGTTGGGCCGACTTCGTCGCGCTCGGGATGGCCGCAGCGGCCGACGGTCCCTTCCGGTATGCGAACCTCGCGGTCCGCGGCCGCAAGCTGGGGCCGATCGTGGCCGAGCAGGTCGAGCCGGCGATCGCCCAGCATCCCGACCTCGTCAGCCTCAACGGCGGCGGGAACGACATCATGCGACCGCGCGTGTCCATCGACGGCGTCGCGCGGACGCTGATGGATGCGGCGGACCGGGTGGTCGCATCCGGCAGCCACATGCTCCTTCTGAGCGGCGCGAACCCCAGCGCGCACCTGCCCCTCGGCGGTCTCATCCGGCGCCGCGGCGAAGAGCTGGCCGCCGCCGTGCGGGCGATGCTGCCGCGCGAGGGGATCACGTTCGTCGACAACTGGGCGGACCAAGGGCTGGAGGACATCCGCTACTGGTCGGAGGACCGCCTGCACCTCGGTCCGCTCGGTCACGCGCGGGTCGCGAGCAACGTGCTCACCGCCCTCGGCATCCCGGTCCCGAGCGAATGGGGTGTGGAGGAGGTCGCCGCCGCGCCTGCCGGCGAGAGCACGCGCCGCACGGCGGAGTACTACCGCCGTTTCGTGCTGCCGTGGATCGGCCGCCGCCTCACCGGGCGGTCCTCCGGCGACGGCCGCGCCGCGAAAATGGCAACCCTCACCCCCGTCGACCCGGAGTCCGCCCACCCCCTCTGA
- a CDS encoding VOC family protein: protein MQKVSSFLWFESGVEEAARLYTSLIPDSEIVEVQRFGEGMPDGLVVLRFTLAGVEYQAMNTGPAGGFTEAFSLSVLCDDQAEVDRLWEALTADGGEESMCGWLKDPWGVSWQIVPRRLIELQSDPDRARAARVNQAMLGMRKLDIAALEAAADGR from the coding sequence ATGCAGAAGGTCAGTTCGTTCCTGTGGTTCGAGAGCGGGGTGGAGGAGGCGGCCCGGCTGTACACGTCCCTCATCCCCGACTCGGAGATCGTGGAGGTCCAGCGTTTCGGCGAGGGGATGCCGGACGGCCTCGTCGTGCTGCGATTCACGCTCGCCGGCGTCGAGTACCAGGCGATGAACACCGGCCCCGCCGGTGGCTTCACCGAGGCGTTCTCGCTGTCGGTGCTGTGCGACGACCAGGCCGAGGTCGACCGGCTGTGGGAAGCGCTGACGGCGGACGGCGGCGAGGAGAGCATGTGCGGCTGGCTGAAGGACCCCTGGGGCGTCAGCTGGCAGATCGTTCCGCGACGCCTGATCGAGCTGCAGTCCGACCCGGATCGGGCGCGTGCAGCCCGGGTGAATCAGGCCATGCTCGGGATGCGCAAGCTCGACATCGCCGCGCTGGAGGCCGCCGCCGACGGCCGCTGA